Proteins encoded by one window of Tunturibacter psychrotolerans:
- a CDS encoding heavy-metal-associated domain-containing protein: MKKLFFAAALALSTGAAQAEYEQVNLTVFGMDCAPCAHAIHVSMKGIQGVNTVDVDLNTGLVTIKLSPGNSAAISQFNQAVEKNGFTHKDAIVVARGKLTGTASAPFFEVAGTQDRFALVPAASRIEVEALLGKTVTVTGVLPQAPKGKVSDTLRYNTITEAQ, encoded by the coding sequence ATGAAGAAATTATTTTTTGCAGCTGCTCTCGCTCTCTCCACTGGCGCCGCTCAGGCTGAATACGAGCAGGTCAACCTTACCGTTTTCGGCATGGACTGCGCTCCCTGCGCCCATGCCATCCACGTTTCGATGAAGGGGATTCAGGGTGTCAACACCGTGGATGTCGATCTGAACACCGGCCTTGTCACGATCAAGCTTAGTCCGGGAAACAGCGCCGCCATAAGTCAGTTCAATCAGGCGGTCGAGAAGAATGGCTTTACTCACAAAGACGCTATTGTCGTCGCGCGGGGAAAACTGACCGGTACGGCGAGCGCGCCATTTTTTGAGGTCGCTGGAACGCAGGATCGCTTTGCTCTGGTTCCGGCTGCTAGTCGGATAGAGGTCGAGGCTCTTCTCGGCAAGACGGTCACTGTTACGGGCGTTCTTCCGCAGGCTCCCAAAGGGAAGGTGTCGGATACGCTGCGCTACAACACCATCACGGAGGCACAATGA
- a CDS encoding LytR/AlgR family response regulator transcription factor, whose product MSLTALIIDDEPLARQELQYLLERAGGVEVLAQGTNGIEAVELIRTHKPDLVFLDVQMPGLDGFGVLKKLLDRKVPMPQVVFATAFNQYAVRAFEVNAVDYLLKPFDRKRVMQTIEKAQARRVAPVESASDAKLDALLRLVEEQTQAPKANSGKVIVRAQSRLLLVDQREICFASIEEGTISVVTRAVEGQSNCRTLEELMDQLDPETFWRAHRSYVVNIQHIREVVPWFKSSYQLRMDDAQKTEIPVSRSQTKRLRELFNL is encoded by the coding sequence ATGTCACTGACTGCACTTATCATCGACGACGAACCTCTGGCCAGGCAGGAGCTGCAGTATCTGCTGGAGCGCGCGGGTGGAGTTGAGGTTCTGGCTCAGGGAACCAATGGTATCGAGGCTGTGGAACTGATCCGGACGCATAAGCCGGACCTGGTGTTTCTGGATGTTCAGATGCCTGGTCTGGATGGCTTTGGCGTGCTGAAGAAACTGCTGGATCGTAAGGTTCCGATGCCTCAGGTGGTGTTTGCTACTGCGTTCAACCAGTATGCGGTTCGCGCATTCGAGGTGAATGCGGTGGATTATCTGCTGAAGCCGTTCGATCGGAAGCGGGTGATGCAGACGATTGAAAAAGCGCAGGCGCGGCGGGTGGCTCCGGTGGAGTCCGCCAGCGACGCGAAGCTGGATGCGCTGCTGCGGCTGGTCGAGGAACAGACGCAGGCGCCTAAGGCCAACTCCGGCAAGGTGATCGTCCGGGCGCAGAGCCGGTTGCTGCTGGTGGATCAGCGCGAGATCTGCTTCGCGTCGATCGAAGAGGGCACGATCAGTGTCGTGACGCGGGCGGTTGAGGGTCAGTCGAACTGTCGGACGCTGGAGGAGCTGATGGACCAGCTCGATCCGGAGACGTTTTGGCGGGCGCACCGGTCTTATGTGGTGAATATCCAGCACATACGAGAGGTTGTGCCGTGGTTCAAGTCGAGCTACCAGTTACGGATGGACGACGCCCAGAAGACTGAGATTCCGGTGAGCCGGTCGCAGACGAAACGGCTACGGGAGCTCTTCAACCTGTAG
- a CDS encoding zinc ribbon domain-containing protein: MMRFWSQGSDRSQVPLAEGEDELSMIPTWSVVLAILVFGAVQYLFHGVLPHHKHELLPMRLLMGYSWGTAFASYVLLVGYVSRDVRRRRMPAGLWMLIVVVLPGGIGAVVYFLLRQPMLMPCPHCSTEITSSVHFCPQCQFQLAPVCGRCYRGVQITDVYCTQCGHDLAKDQAPARLRVYSD, from the coding sequence ATGATGAGATTTTGGAGTCAGGGATCGGATCGATCGCAGGTTCCCCTGGCAGAGGGTGAGGATGAGCTGAGCATGATCCCGACGTGGTCAGTGGTGCTGGCCATCCTGGTATTCGGGGCGGTGCAGTATCTGTTCCATGGCGTGTTGCCGCATCACAAGCATGAGTTGCTGCCGATGCGGCTACTGATGGGGTACTCGTGGGGAACGGCGTTTGCCAGCTATGTTCTGCTGGTGGGGTATGTGAGCCGCGACGTTCGGCGGCGGCGAATGCCGGCTGGATTATGGATGCTGATCGTGGTGGTGCTGCCGGGCGGAATCGGGGCTGTCGTGTACTTCCTCTTGCGGCAGCCGATGCTGATGCCTTGTCCGCATTGCAGTACCGAGATCACCTCCAGCGTGCACTTCTGTCCGCAGTGCCAGTTCCAGCTGGCTCCTGTGTGTGGGCGCTGCTACCGCGGAGTGCAGATTACGGATGTGTACTGCACGCAGTGTGGGCACGATCTTGCCAAGGATCAGGCGCCGGCGCGGCTGCGCGTATATAGTGACTAG
- a CDS encoding RNA polymerase sigma factor: MQNGAISLTSALAAQVSSESAAIAQGLKKQNPELLDALIELYQHRLLRYLLFLTGKREVAEDLFQETWMRVLLRGAQYNGKARFDTWLFTIARNLVIDLSRKRVMASLDEMREGKEDDRPFEVAISEPSPLEQFQSRENGAEISEAMLRLEPSYREVLALRFYEELSLEEIANVTRAPLSTVKSRLYRGLVALRPEMERLRSSCRSAEVEL, from the coding sequence GTGCAAAATGGTGCCATCTCGCTAACCTCGGCGCTCGCTGCCCAAGTCTCGAGCGAAAGCGCGGCGATTGCTCAGGGACTCAAGAAGCAAAACCCGGAACTTCTAGACGCCCTCATTGAGCTTTATCAGCACCGCCTTCTGCGATATCTACTTTTCCTCACAGGCAAGCGTGAGGTTGCCGAGGATCTCTTTCAGGAGACGTGGATGCGGGTCCTCCTGCGAGGAGCACAGTACAACGGGAAGGCGCGGTTCGACACGTGGCTCTTTACCATTGCTCGAAATCTGGTGATCGACCTGTCGCGAAAGCGCGTGATGGCCAGCCTCGACGAGATGCGTGAGGGTAAAGAGGACGATCGCCCATTTGAGGTGGCAATATCCGAACCTTCTCCTCTGGAACAGTTTCAATCCCGTGAAAACGGCGCTGAGATCAGTGAGGCGATGCTGAGGCTGGAACCTAGCTACAGAGAGGTTCTAGCCCTCCGATTTTATGAAGAACTCTCCTTGGAAGAGATCGCAAATGTAACTCGTGCGCCTCTATCGACGGTAAAGTCGAGGTTGTATCGCGGATTGGTAGCGTTGAGGCCGGAGATGGAGCGACTTCGCTCTTCTTGTCGCTCGGCGGAGGTCGAGTTATGA
- the rlmB gene encoding 23S rRNA (guanosine(2251)-2'-O)-methyltransferase RlmB, giving the protein MEVLYGLHPVEEAIRAGGRQLDHVSVARERRDERLERLIELCRTAGVRVSLESREQLTRLARTDAHQGVLAVVRERKFLGIEDLLAPKAEGQHRFFLALDGVEDPHNLGALLRTADGAGVDGVILPERRSAPVTATVAKTSAGASEHVRIARVTNLVRALEQMKQKHVWVLGLDERGMPDYTEYDFKSDCVLVLGREGAGLHDLVKKTCDHLLRIPMAGQVSSLNVSVAGAVVMYEAMRQRRQPAAPPAARKPLKERKGLGS; this is encoded by the coding sequence ATGGAAGTTCTTTATGGGCTGCACCCGGTCGAGGAGGCTATTCGGGCGGGGGGGCGGCAGCTTGACCACGTTAGTGTGGCCCGGGAGCGGCGGGATGAGCGGTTGGAGAGGCTGATCGAGCTGTGCCGGACGGCCGGGGTTCGGGTGTCTCTGGAGTCGCGGGAGCAGTTGACCCGGTTAGCGAGGACGGACGCGCACCAGGGCGTGTTGGCGGTGGTTCGGGAGCGTAAGTTCCTGGGGATCGAGGATCTGCTGGCTCCGAAGGCGGAGGGACAACACAGGTTCTTCCTGGCGCTCGATGGCGTCGAGGATCCGCATAACCTTGGGGCGCTGCTGCGGACTGCGGATGGAGCTGGCGTCGATGGGGTGATTCTGCCGGAGCGACGTTCGGCGCCGGTGACGGCGACTGTGGCGAAGACCTCTGCGGGAGCGTCGGAGCATGTGAGGATCGCTCGGGTGACGAACCTGGTTCGTGCGCTGGAGCAGATGAAGCAGAAGCATGTCTGGGTGCTTGGGCTGGATGAGCGTGGAATGCCGGATTACACGGAGTACGACTTCAAGAGTGACTGTGTTCTGGTGTTAGGGCGTGAAGGCGCTGGATTGCACGATCTGGTGAAGAAGACTTGCGATCATCTGCTGCGGATTCCGATGGCGGGACAAGTGTCATCGCTGAACGTGTCGGTTGCGGGCGCGGTCGTGATGTATGAGGCGATGCGACAGCGCCGTCAACCTGCAGCTCCGCCGGCTGCACGAAAGCCTTTGAAAGAACGTAAGGGATTGGGATCTTGA
- a CDS encoding M1 family aminopeptidase encodes MKSFDVVSAGGRWLVLAAVFGVSLAGAQEAPPSDSPPPPQGKVLFDRNLDTPEVEKKEKPPVNQVAVEVSDAERTSLTFTAYDLDVHVTPSQSMLAVHSRFTVKNSGKTPLTRLVFQISSALSWESFAMQGEGRVVPLTFTQHAIDTDADHTGKATEAVVSLPKPLEPGTSLALTGFYSGEVVQSAERLERIGAPLDQASHADWDVVTSEQTALRGFGNILWYPTAAAPVFLGDGAKLFQSVGLNKLRQADATIRMHLTVEYVGDAPDGAFFCGRREQLKKMSENQNLPVAESPGIATADFAEQPLGFRTPSLFLTDRAGTVTDNSLISAVTDHYDAVPSYGAASTKVQPLLTEWLGAGPLKMLNVLDHGGQPFEDDALLVVSMRAAAPDELAPSLVHSLSHAWFGSSHVWLDEGVAQFLSLLWIEQSQGREAGIKHLQEGTNALALVEPAPTATSAPTSVVVAGANDRPVDPGQSLILASDDVYYRTKAAAVLWMLRSLVGDDALKKTLQAYRTDKLDSDPKEFQRVLERTAKRDLAWFFDDWVYRDRGLPDLSIANVTPRALEKIGDKGNGYLVSVEVKNDGDAAADVPVTVQSGTLTSTQRLRIPGRSSASTRIVFEGTPSQVIVNDGSVPETTASIHIKEIATH; translated from the coding sequence TTGAAGAGTTTTGATGTTGTTTCGGCTGGAGGTCGCTGGCTGGTTCTGGCGGCTGTCTTCGGAGTGAGTTTGGCGGGAGCGCAGGAGGCTCCTCCTTCTGATTCGCCTCCCCCACCACAGGGTAAGGTGCTGTTCGATCGAAATCTGGATACGCCCGAGGTCGAGAAGAAGGAGAAGCCGCCGGTAAATCAGGTGGCCGTTGAGGTCAGTGATGCGGAGCGCACGTCGCTCACGTTTACTGCGTACGATCTGGATGTTCATGTGACCCCGTCACAGTCGATGCTGGCAGTGCACTCGAGATTCACCGTGAAGAACTCGGGGAAGACTCCACTGACGAGGCTTGTATTTCAGATCTCTTCGGCTTTGAGCTGGGAGAGCTTTGCGATGCAAGGCGAGGGGCGCGTTGTGCCTCTCACTTTCACGCAGCATGCGATCGATACGGATGCCGATCACACGGGCAAGGCGACCGAGGCGGTGGTTTCTCTGCCTAAGCCGCTTGAGCCGGGAACTAGTCTTGCGCTTACGGGCTTCTACTCGGGCGAAGTGGTGCAGTCGGCGGAGCGGCTGGAGCGAATCGGCGCACCACTCGACCAGGCGTCTCATGCGGACTGGGATGTAGTCACCTCGGAGCAGACGGCGTTGCGCGGGTTCGGCAACATTCTGTGGTATCCGACGGCGGCGGCCCCGGTGTTTCTGGGCGATGGCGCGAAGCTGTTCCAGAGTGTGGGGCTCAACAAGCTGCGACAGGCCGATGCGACCATTCGAATGCACCTGACGGTGGAGTATGTCGGCGATGCGCCGGATGGCGCGTTCTTCTGTGGCCGACGTGAGCAGTTGAAGAAGATGAGTGAAAATCAGAACCTGCCGGTGGCTGAGTCTCCTGGAATAGCTACAGCTGATTTCGCCGAGCAGCCGTTGGGATTTCGTACACCCAGTCTTTTCCTTACCGACCGGGCGGGCACTGTGACCGACAACAGCCTGATTTCGGCAGTGACTGACCACTACGATGCAGTGCCGAGTTATGGTGCGGCGTCGACGAAGGTGCAGCCGCTGCTGACGGAGTGGCTGGGAGCCGGGCCGCTGAAGATGCTGAACGTGCTGGACCATGGGGGGCAGCCCTTTGAGGACGATGCTTTGCTGGTGGTGTCGATGCGCGCGGCTGCTCCGGATGAGTTGGCTCCTTCGCTGGTGCATTCGTTGAGCCATGCCTGGTTTGGGTCGTCGCATGTGTGGCTGGATGAGGGTGTGGCGCAGTTTCTGTCGCTGCTGTGGATTGAGCAGAGCCAGGGGCGTGAGGCAGGTATAAAGCATCTGCAGGAGGGGACGAATGCTCTTGCGTTGGTAGAGCCTGCTCCGACAGCAACTTCTGCGCCAACTTCTGTAGTGGTCGCGGGAGCTAACGATCGGCCCGTCGATCCCGGACAAAGCCTGATCCTGGCGAGTGATGACGTCTACTACCGAACGAAGGCTGCGGCAGTCCTCTGGATGTTGCGGTCGCTGGTGGGCGATGACGCTTTGAAGAAGACGCTGCAGGCTTACCGGACCGACAAGCTGGACAGCGATCCGAAGGAGTTTCAGCGAGTGCTGGAACGAACGGCGAAGCGGGATCTGGCCTGGTTTTTTGATGATTGGGTGTATCGGGATCGCGGCCTGCCGGACCTTTCTATCGCCAATGTAACTCCTCGTGCCCTTGAGAAGATCGGGGACAAGGGAAATGGGTATCTGGTGTCGGTTGAGGTGAAGAACGATGGGGATGCCGCGGCGGATGTGCCGGTGACGGTGCAATCCGGCACGTTGACCTCGACGCAGCGGCTGCGGATCCCGGGGCGTTCGAGCGCTTCCACCCGGATTGTGTTTGAAGGGACCCCAAGCCAAGTGATCGTCAATGACGGTAGCGTGCCGGAGACTACGGCTTCGATCCATATCAAGGAGATTGCTACGCATTAG
- a CDS encoding AsmA family protein, translating to MQETKPTYERPIDLGDAAEHDTAPSLSKHTLRRLLYLAFAVLAVMLLVLLPPYISVNRYQRRIATSIGNSLGRPVHLDKVSLNLLPLPGFTLENFVVDEDPAFGYEPVIRANSVRATLRLSSLWSRRVEFSTISFTEPSVNLVHLSNGKWNLESILLHAAHIEAAPTAQKTSGPAPASPISKPPAPASTSSSTEKNPPSR from the coding sequence ATGCAGGAAACCAAACCCACCTACGAGCGTCCCATCGACCTCGGCGACGCCGCTGAACACGACACCGCTCCGTCCCTCAGCAAGCACACGCTCCGTCGCCTCCTCTACCTGGCCTTCGCCGTTCTAGCAGTAATGCTGCTCGTCCTGCTTCCTCCCTACATCAGCGTCAACCGCTATCAGCGCCGCATCGCCACCAGCATCGGCAACAGCCTCGGTCGCCCTGTCCACCTCGACAAAGTCTCCCTCAACCTTCTCCCGCTCCCCGGCTTCACGCTCGAAAACTTCGTCGTAGACGAAGACCCCGCCTTTGGCTACGAGCCCGTCATCCGCGCCAACTCAGTGCGCGCCACCCTCCGCCTCAGCTCCCTCTGGAGCCGCCGCGTCGAGTTCTCTACCATCAGCTTCACCGAACCCAGCGTCAACCTCGTCCACCTCTCCAACGGCAAATGGAACCTCGAGAGCATCCTCCTCCACGCCGCCCACATCGAGGCCGCCCCCACCGCCCAGAAAACCTCCGGCCCCGCCCCCGCTTCCCCTATATCGAAGCCACCGGCGCCCGCCTCAACCTCAAGCTCGACCGAGAAAAATCCCCCATCTCGCTGA
- the lepB gene encoding signal peptidase I codes for MPETITTEATTPDVVQHEQAETPLESLASICTVLAIGLFVMTFIFQNFEIPSASMVKTLLIGDHVLVDRISLAPPAKWAPFTFYRDVQRGDIIVFFKPGEPDLFLVKRTIGIPGDRIHLRNGIVYLNGVAQNEPYAGMPANDDNPQHAFDPYRDDFPAVPPDNYGNVTASWGYELPSHVQDGDLIVPPGKVFAMGDNRTESLDGRYWGFVPRENIVGRPLFVYWSFQTPADQINKQSIGDRLSFMGHILIHIFDQTRWSRTFHLIK; via the coding sequence TTGCCCGAAACCATCACAACCGAAGCCACCACCCCCGACGTCGTCCAGCATGAGCAGGCCGAAACTCCGCTCGAGTCCCTCGCCTCCATCTGCACCGTCCTCGCCATCGGCCTCTTCGTCATGACCTTCATCTTCCAGAACTTCGAGATCCCCTCGGCCTCCATGGTCAAGACGCTCCTCATCGGCGACCACGTTCTCGTCGACCGCATCTCCCTCGCCCCACCCGCGAAATGGGCGCCCTTCACCTTCTATCGCGACGTCCAACGCGGCGACATCATCGTCTTCTTCAAGCCCGGCGAGCCTGATCTCTTCCTCGTCAAGCGCACCATCGGCATCCCCGGCGACCGCATCCACCTCCGCAACGGCATCGTCTATCTCAACGGCGTCGCACAAAACGAGCCCTACGCCGGCATGCCCGCCAACGACGACAATCCCCAGCATGCCTTCGATCCCTACCGCGACGACTTCCCCGCCGTCCCGCCCGACAACTACGGCAATGTCACCGCCAGCTGGGGCTACGAACTCCCTAGCCACGTTCAGGATGGCGACCTCATCGTCCCCCCCGGCAAGGTCTTCGCCATGGGCGACAACCGCACCGAGAGCCTCGACGGCCGCTACTGGGGCTTCGTCCCGCGCGAGAACATCGTAGGCCGCCCCCTCTTCGTCTACTGGTCTTTCCAAACCCCCGCTGACCAGATCAACAAACAAAGCATCGGCGATCGCCTCAGCTTCATGGGCCACATCCTCATCCACATCTTCGACCAGACACGCTGGAGCCGCACCTTCCATCTCATCAAGTAA
- a CDS encoding VOC family protein — protein sequence MNKITPFLWFDTNAEAAADFYLSVFPGGRKLDELRAGEAGPGPKGSLVVISIEIEGQQVTFLNGGPSNKLSDAFSFSVRCENQEEIDKYWAKLTEGGSETACGWLKDKFGVSWQIVPKDITRLVSNPGGMKAMMTMKKLDIAALEKAGAQAK from the coding sequence ATGAACAAGATCACTCCGTTTCTATGGTTCGACACCAACGCGGAAGCTGCGGCGGATTTCTATCTTTCGGTTTTTCCGGGTGGGCGCAAGCTGGATGAGCTTCGCGCCGGCGAGGCTGGCCCGGGGCCGAAGGGCTCGCTGGTCGTGATCAGCATTGAGATTGAAGGACAGCAGGTCACTTTTCTCAATGGCGGCCCGAGTAATAAGCTGAGCGATGCTTTCTCTTTCTCGGTTCGGTGCGAGAACCAGGAGGAGATCGATAAATACTGGGCGAAGTTGACCGAGGGTGGCTCAGAGACGGCGTGTGGCTGGCTCAAGGACAAGTTTGGCGTCAGCTGGCAGATCGTGCCGAAAGATATAACCAGACTGGTCAGTAATCCGGGCGGTATGAAGGCGATGATGACGATGAAGAAGCTCGACATCGCCGCACTTGAGAAGGCTGGGGCTCAGGCGAAGTAG
- a CDS encoding protease pro-enzyme activation domain-containing protein, translating into MKRICRVAPPLFLTVLLFCSLSAFAQRPARRLTQAIAGSARTTLTGSRTPQARRGQDLGAVAPQLSIPGITLVFKRSPAQEADLQQLLASQQNPSSPLYHQWLTPDTFATRFGMADEDLAAAETWLQSHGFHIESTTRSRDRITFSGTATQVQSAFGTDLHYYQVDGEQHFAPAADLTLPSELAAVTAAVLHISNFRPKPTIKVQTRPQPDYTTLSTQTHYLGPQDIATMYDLNALYKSGFTGTGQALAVVGQSYVDTSTSSKVSAFQSGFSKYNPINAVLVPGSGVEAVSLGDEGESEIDLEYSSGIAQSANIFLVYVGANQNYDVFDALAFAVDQNIAPVVSISYGLCESLMSATDLDAGNALFQQASAQGQTLVAASGDSGSTACAFFTSDGLPLTQQQALAVSYPADSPFITAVGGTQMAAGTFAAGSSQYWASASIFDTVSSLLSYVPETVWNEDSATIGIAAGGGGTSAHFTRPTWQSGVPGISSGAYRLLPDIALQSSIASPGYLLCSDDSSLTDPATSCVGDSQYTVAGGTCFATPIFAGLVAILNQIEHATGQGNVNPVLYSLASNPTSYAAAFHDIISGSNACVSGVTDCASPGESGYAATPGYDEATGLGSIDFGQLVKAWPSSSTASLPSTVITFDASNTSVAPGASDQTQITVGIVVPNFGAPTPSGSVTVSMDGTVAQKSLALSPDPDDSSSAANFSFVAPATSGSHLLAVTYPGDATHAPSSATLPILVGSVTATGTFTVAAANLTVANGSQGSIPISATPNAGYSGRVAWSLAATTTTGTAEVCYFISPSSSNPNAATLTIGVGSICSSTAPAERSNFRTLTSRASSRKENSSPWGNNASLVVCASLIACGSFFTRRRRLGPSLWIVIALITAASIGLSGCGGSGGGSSGGAANTTSPPGSSTYTLTLTGTDSVNTAIKASTNFTLTVN; encoded by the coding sequence ATGAAGCGGATTTGCCGAGTTGCTCCGCCGTTGTTTTTGACGGTCCTGCTGTTTTGCTCTTTATCTGCCTTTGCCCAAAGACCCGCCCGGCGACTCACCCAGGCCATCGCGGGATCTGCTCGAACCACGCTCACGGGGTCTCGCACTCCACAGGCGCGACGCGGGCAGGATCTTGGTGCTGTCGCCCCGCAGCTGTCCATCCCCGGCATCACTCTGGTCTTCAAGCGGTCGCCCGCGCAGGAAGCGGATCTTCAGCAACTGCTAGCCTCGCAGCAAAATCCATCCTCCCCCCTCTATCACCAGTGGCTCACGCCAGACACCTTCGCCACCCGCTTCGGTATGGCCGACGAGGACCTCGCTGCCGCAGAAACCTGGCTGCAGTCTCACGGCTTCCATATCGAAAGCACCACCCGCAGCCGCGATCGCATCACTTTCTCAGGCACGGCCACGCAAGTACAATCTGCCTTCGGTACAGACCTTCACTACTACCAGGTAGACGGCGAACAGCACTTCGCCCCCGCTGCCGACCTCACACTTCCATCAGAGCTGGCCGCAGTAACAGCAGCAGTACTCCACATATCGAACTTCCGCCCAAAGCCAACCATCAAAGTACAAACCCGCCCCCAACCCGACTACACGACGCTTTCAACTCAAACCCACTATCTTGGCCCGCAAGATATCGCGACCATGTACGACCTCAACGCTCTCTACAAGAGTGGGTTCACTGGCACCGGTCAGGCGCTGGCTGTTGTCGGTCAGTCCTATGTGGATACTTCAACTTCATCCAAAGTCAGCGCATTCCAAAGTGGTTTTTCAAAGTACAACCCCATCAACGCAGTCTTGGTTCCCGGCTCTGGAGTAGAGGCCGTCTCGCTCGGTGATGAGGGCGAATCAGAGATCGATCTCGAATACTCCTCCGGCATCGCACAAAGCGCCAACATCTTTCTGGTATACGTCGGCGCTAACCAAAACTACGATGTCTTCGACGCGTTAGCGTTTGCCGTCGACCAAAACATCGCTCCTGTGGTCAGCATTAGCTATGGTCTTTGCGAATCGCTTATGAGCGCGACTGATCTTGACGCTGGAAATGCACTCTTCCAGCAGGCTTCGGCTCAGGGACAAACCCTAGTTGCAGCATCAGGCGACAGCGGCTCTACAGCCTGTGCGTTCTTCACATCAGACGGACTCCCTCTCACCCAGCAGCAGGCCCTCGCAGTGTCCTATCCTGCGGATAGTCCTTTCATCACCGCGGTCGGTGGAACTCAGATGGCAGCAGGAACTTTTGCCGCAGGATCCAGTCAGTATTGGGCCAGCGCCAGCATCTTCGATACAGTGAGCTCGCTCCTGTCCTATGTGCCCGAGACAGTTTGGAATGAAGATTCAGCCACAATTGGCATCGCGGCAGGCGGCGGTGGAACCAGTGCTCATTTCACCCGCCCCACATGGCAAAGCGGTGTCCCCGGCATATCATCTGGAGCCTATAGACTGCTGCCTGACATTGCTCTCCAGTCTTCAATCGCTAGTCCCGGATACCTCCTATGCTCCGACGACTCCAGCCTCACTGATCCGGCAACCAGCTGCGTAGGCGACAGTCAGTACACCGTTGCTGGAGGGACATGTTTTGCGACCCCGATCTTCGCAGGGCTAGTAGCTATCTTGAATCAAATCGAGCACGCTACTGGGCAAGGAAACGTCAATCCCGTGCTCTACAGCCTGGCGTCAAATCCCACATCCTACGCCGCCGCGTTCCACGACATCATCTCGGGTTCGAATGCTTGCGTCTCCGGCGTCACCGATTGCGCATCGCCTGGCGAATCGGGTTACGCAGCAACACCCGGCTACGACGAAGCTACTGGATTGGGCAGCATCGACTTCGGCCAGCTCGTAAAGGCATGGCCTTCGAGCAGCACTGCAAGCCTTCCATCGACAGTGATTACCTTTGACGCGAGTAACACTTCGGTCGCGCCTGGAGCCAGTGATCAAACGCAGATCACAGTTGGCATCGTGGTTCCCAATTTTGGTGCTCCTACCCCATCGGGCTCTGTCACCGTATCGATGGATGGCACCGTTGCACAAAAGTCTCTGGCGCTCTCCCCAGATCCCGATGACTCGAGCTCCGCCGCGAACTTCAGCTTCGTAGCGCCGGCAACCAGCGGCTCCCACCTGCTGGCCGTAACCTACCCCGGTGACGCAACCCACGCGCCCTCCAGTGCAACGTTGCCTATCCTGGTCGGAAGCGTAACCGCCACAGGAACTTTCACTGTTGCAGCCGCGAATCTCACGGTCGCAAATGGCAGCCAGGGAAGCATCCCAATCAGCGCCACGCCCAATGCTGGCTACAGTGGCAGGGTCGCCTGGTCGCTCGCCGCCACAACTACTACGGGCACCGCTGAAGTCTGTTATTTCATCAGCCCATCATCCAGCAACCCGAACGCAGCCACACTCACCATCGGAGTAGGCTCGATATGTAGCTCCACTGCCCCCGCTGAACGCTCGAACTTTCGCACTCTCACCTCACGCGCCTCCTCGAGGAAAGAAAACTCATCACCGTGGGGCAACAACGCAAGCCTCGTTGTCTGTGCAAGCCTGATAGCCTGCGGCTCTTTCTTCACGAGAAGACGAAGACTCGGCCCTTCACTATGGATCGTTATAGCGCTCATTACAGCGGCTAGCATCGGACTCTCGGGCTGCGGAGGAAGTGGAGGTGGAAGTTCCGGCGGAGCCGCCAACACAACATCCCCACCCGGCTCGAGCACCTACACCCTCACGCTGACCGGAACCGACTCGGTGAACACTGCAATCAAAGCCTCAACCAACTTCACCCTCACGGTGAATTAA